One Gallus gallus isolate bGalGal1 chromosome 38, bGalGal1.mat.broiler.GRCg7b, whole genome shotgun sequence genomic window, AGCTGGAGAAGCGCTTCCCCGGAGCGCTGGAGATGGTGAgcgggggcggtgggggggtgggagggggcggggggggctcgACGTGACCTCTGTGTGTCCCGCAGCGCGGCCAGGGCACGCAGGAGGTGACGGGATGGTTCGAGGTGACGGTGGGCAGCCGCCTGGTGCACTCCAAGAAGGTGCGTGGTGGTGGCAGAGCCCCTCCCACtgcccagcccccccccccagtaacCATTTTCCATCCAAACACCCCCAAAACGTGCTCTTTTCTACCCAAACCCCACCACTTTCTACCCAACCAGCCCCCAAACCTCACTGTTCTCTACCCAAACACCCCCAATCCCCACCACTTTCCACCCAACCACCCCGAAATCCCCCTATTTTCTATCCACGCACCCCCATGCCTCACCATTTTCCACCCAACCACCCCCAAAACGTGCTCTTTTCTACCCAAACCCTCCATTTTCTACCCGAccacccccaaacccctccGCTTTCCACCCAAACCCACCgcccgccccccacccccccacctctccccctTCCAGAACGGCGACGGCTTCGTGGACACCGACGCCAAACTGCAGCGCATCATGGCCGCCATCCAAGCTGCCCTCCCGTAGGCCCCACATCGCCCCACATCCAACGGGGCTGTGGGGGCCCACGCTGACCCCCCAGCACCGCCCGGCTCTGCTGGCACAGCGCTCCATGACGGGGGCGGCCAAAAGGCCCACGGGCACAGGGCTGCTTCCAGAACCCGCGCACGGCACCGGAGCCAGAGCTCGCGTTCCAACCTGGTGTGGGTCTGCTTTACGCCATCGATGCTTCA contains:
- the SELENOW gene encoding selenoprotein W (UGA stop codon recoded as selenocysteine; The RefSeq protein has 2 substitutions compared to this genomic sequence); amino-acid sequence: MPLRVTVLYCGAUGYKPKYERLRAELEKRFPGALEMRGQGTQEVTGWFEVTVGSRLVHSKKNGDGFVDTDAKLQRIVAAIQAALP